Genomic DNA from Bryobacter aggregatus MPL3:
CGAGTTGGCTCAGAGGATTTGAGGTCGATGCGCCAGAGGCCCTGCTGATCGACTGCCAAGAGGGTTCCCTTGACCCAGGCGAGCGATTTCGCATCGCTCATCGACTGAACACAGTTTTCCGGACCTCCGGCCAGATCGCGCTCGCAGATGAGCGTGCTCTGCGGCGAGTTCCGAAGAAAAGCGATCTTCTTCCCGTCGGGAGAAATGGCTGCATGATGGTCCTGGGATTCGATGGGAACCGTGAGAATCTGCTTGTGGCCATCGCTCAGAAAAACCCGGACGAGCGGCCGCCCACGCGGGCCGGCGTCGCGCACGACGAGGGACTGCGAGTCAGGCCACCACTCCAGGCCGCGAAAGCCTTGCGGATCCACGACGCGTCCGACCAATCTCTCGGAGCCGCCCTCTGCGGGGACGATAAAGATCTCAGCATCGCTGCCGTCGGATGCACGACGCAAATAAGCGATGCGGGCACCGTCGGGGGACCAGGCGGGGCTGAAATCGTCTCTCGGATCCGTCGTAATGCGGCGTAGATCTTCTGTAGCGACACCGCGGACGTAGATGTCGGGATTGGCGTCCTCGGGTCCGGTCCAGACAAAGGCCATGCGGGCGCCGTCGGGCGAAAAGGACGCCTGCGACGCGATTCCGGGATAGCTGGTGATGGCGACGGCGGGTCCCAAGCGCATCGCGCCCGAAGGCCGGAGCCACGTCCAGATCGCGGCTAGCGCGACTGTGGCGATCGCGGTCGCGGCGAAGGCCCATTTCGGAATCCGCGAACGCGATGCCCGGGTGATCGCCTCGAGGCGCAATGCCACAGCCGACGCTGAGGGACGGCGGTCCGGGTCCTTCTCGAGCATCTCGCGAAGAAGGCGCGACAAGTCGCGATGGCCGGAACGCGCATCCTGAGGACGCGGAATCTGAACGCTGCCATGGAGGATGGACCGAGTCGTTTCGTGCACCGTAGTCTTACGAAAGGGATGCCTTCCCGCCAGCATCTCCACGAGAACCACCCCCAGTGAAAACACGTCACTGGCTCCGGTGAGGGGGCTACCGGCAATCTGTTCCGGCGACATGTAGCCGAGGGTGCCGAGTGGCGCCATCTCCAGATTGACGCCATCGCTCTGATGACGAGCCAGACCAAAGTCGAGTAACTTTGCGTAGCCATCGGGCCGGAGCATTGCGTTCTCCGGCTTGATGTCTCCATGGACAATGCCGCGGGCGTGGGCGGCGGAAAGCCCACGGGCGATCTGCGCGCCCAGCCGGGCCACGAACTCAGGTCTTTGCGGCGTACTGCATAGAGCGCGGAGCGCCTGTCCTTCGATCAGTTCGGTGACGATCGCCGTGCCTGCTTCAGATTCCAGGATTTCGTAGACGGTCACCAGATGCGGGTGATTTAGGGCGGAAGCGGCTTGGGCCTCGCGAACAAGACGCTCGCGGGAGGCGGGCACAAGGCGCGCTTTGTTGCTGAGGAATTTCAGGGCCACGAGGCGGTCGAGTTCCGTGTCGCGAGCCGAGTACACCTCGCCCGTGCCGCCCCGGCCCAGTAGATCGAGAATCGTGTAACGGCCATACTGACGTCCCGGGACGGGCTCTTCGGTTGGCCTTTCCTCCTCGAGCAGCGCGTAGATTTGCTCAAGGACATGGGGCGGGAGTCCGGCGGCATCAACAAAGGCAAGACGTTCAGCCGGCGGCAACTCGGCAGAGGTCCGAAAGACTTCCCAGGCGAGTACCCAGTCTTCCGCAGTCAATCCGGAGTCTCCAACAACTCCTGTTCCAGCCACCGGCGAGCAAAAGACCAATAGGCGCCGACCGACCGCGTGGAACACCCCAGGTCTCTGGCGATCTCATCGTGAGATCGGCCTTCGAAGACTTTCAGCTCGACAACCGTACGGAGCTTCGGATCAACCTCGCCGAGCCGGGCGAGCAACTGGTCCACGAATTGGAGACTTTCCTGGTTTGGGCTGGAAGACGGAAAGCCGGATAGGTCGGCGTCTGTGTCTCTGCTAACCCTTCTCTTGAGGGGGCGGCTGTGCAGGATGAGTAGACGCGTCATCAGGAATCCAGCGAGGCGGAGAAAGGCCTGACACTGCTCCTCCCCTTCCAGTGAGTGATCGAGAGCGTTGTTCTTCAGCAACTCGAGGTACAACTCGTTGACCAGAAGCGTTGGCTGCCAGGAGTGCGCCCCTCGCTCGCGGCTCATTCGAACTGCGGCGAGACGGCGCAATTCGGGATACAGCACATTGAAAAACTCGTCGGCAATACCCTTGCGACCGCTTTGCCACTCGCGGAGCAGGTCACCCACCTGCGCTGAAGATGCATGAGGCATGTAGGCTCAATTTGAAAAATTTTACTACATGGCTTCCGGTTTTGTCCGTCTGCTCGCACTTATTCAGTAAGGGAAGCAATCCCCAGTTGACGGAGGTCCTCAATGGCGCGATGGCAGCAGCTTGGTCTACTCATCTTCTTTGCATGTCTCTTTTCGGGAAGTCTTCGGGCACAGTGCCTGATCTTTCAGAGTTGCTACGGGACGTGGCAGCAGTTTGACAACAAAGTGGTTAATGACTACTTTACGGCGCATCAACTGTCGCCGGCGGACCGCGCCCTGTTCGTCACCTACGCCCGTGAGGACCTGAGGAACGACCTCCGTGCGTTTGCCTGGGGCGAGTTGCTGGGAATCATCCGGACTCCGGCCGAACAACGGACGTCCCTGGAGAACGATGTCGTAAGCGCATTCGGGGCGCGGATCAAGGCGTTTGAAGTAGACGCCGCACAGGAGGCAGTGGATCACAAGAACGCGCTCATCAAGGACATGTGCCGCTGGAAGCCCGATCCGGACATCGCCAAGGCGTACAACTTTACCTACGATGGGAGTTACTGGTGTAGCCAGAACGACCGGCACGCTTTGTTCCTGGGGATGGTCCCGCCCGTTTTTCCTTCAAAAGACTACTTCCGGTCATACGGACAGAAGAAGATCTACTTCGAACCGCTTAAGACCAACTACCTCGGAGGAGTCGCGGCATTTCGCGACATTTCGACAGGAAGCAAGCTGATTCTCGCGTTCGGCTCCATCGCTATGATCGGGCTCGTATCGCTGGCGATGGTTCTGAAGGTTTCAGCTATCGCGAAAGTGGTGTTTCCGAATTCCGGATTCTCAATGATGAGCGGAATCAGCCTTGCGGTGACGCTAGCGCTGATGGTGCTGATCATCGTGGTCGCCGTCGTCCTGATGTATGAGGGTCAGGCTCAGTTGGATGCGCTGGGGCAGTTGGACCAGGACCAGGCCGCCATACGGAACAGCGCCGTTAATTTGGACGCGATGACGAAGGATTCGAAAGGAATGGCCCGGATGACCGCGGCGTATACGATGATGGCGCTTCCGGACCTGT
This window encodes:
- a CDS encoding protein kinase domain-containing protein, with amino-acid sequence MTAEDWVLAWEVFRTSAELPPAERLAFVDAAGLPPHVLEQIYALLEEERPTEEPVPGRQYGRYTILDLLGRGGTGEVYSARDTELDRLVALKFLSNKARLVPASRERLVREAQAASALNHPHLVTVYEILESEAGTAIVTELIEGQALRALCSTPQRPEFVARLGAQIARGLSAAHARGIVHGDIKPENAMLRPDGYAKLLDFGLARHQSDGVNLEMAPLGTLGYMSPEQIAGSPLTGASDVFSLGVVLVEMLAGRHPFRKTTVHETTRSILHGSVQIPRPQDARSGHRDLSRLLREMLEKDPDRRPSASAVALRLEAITRASRSRIPKWAFAATAIATVALAAIWTWLRPSGAMRLGPAVAITSYPGIASQASFSPDGARMAFVWTGPEDANPDIYVRGVATEDLRRITTDPRDDFSPAWSPDGARIAYLRRASDGSDAEIFIVPAEGGSERLVGRVVDPQGFRGLEWWPDSQSLVVRDAGPRGRPLVRVFLSDGHKQILTVPIESQDHHAAISPDGKKIAFLRNSPQSTLICERDLAGGPENCVQSMSDAKSLAWVKGTLLAVDQQGLWRIDLKSSEPTRLSLVAKGQFGDIAAARSGSRLLFATSYADHNIWRLDVASQQVAKLVGREGEDSEPDFSADGGRILYRSNRSGVYQLYLVDRDGGNERQLTALNGHVGSARFSPDGKWIAFDGGSITLPGGTTTAFTNLYIMPSTGGPIRQLTDDTAERMVPGWSRDSKWIYYAEERGSLRETWKMPLEGGLAVRVSESEMFDVVEDADSRWLYYARPRSAQGLWRRHISGDAETLIPGTNDLVYRCWDLRGNSLFFLRAGSSPGFVELNVLTGMSRLIGPGVRNVMNGPRILAASPDGKTVLYTQLDSATGEIRMADLLGGR
- a CDS encoding ECF-type sigma factor; its protein translation is MPHASSAQVGDLLREWQSGRKGIADEFFNVLYPELRRLAAVRMSRERGAHSWQPTLLVNELYLELLKNNALDHSLEGEEQCQAFLRLAGFLMTRLLILHSRPLKRRVSRDTDADLSGFPSSSPNQESLQFVDQLLARLGEVDPKLRTVVELKVFEGRSHDEIARDLGCSTRSVGAYWSFARRWLEQELLETPD